From Nitrosopumilus zosterae, the proteins below share one genomic window:
- a CDS encoding Snf7 family protein has product MPTFQDNWNKPPTVGLNQHILNTVKKEPPLKPRIQQSVGKLNQTISKMDFMFKKLQEKDKKIFKRIVESQQRHDKYTSKVLANELIEIRKNEHVLTNIKLALEQIQIRLSTMNELGDAMVSIGPAIAVLRSMGPALSKFMPQAGAEFEAMSGLLGEITSDSFGGDFELSDTSNEETDAILKEAAVIAGNRVGEKFPSSPATTYSQMESRLNQL; this is encoded by the coding sequence ATGCCAACATTTCAAGATAATTGGAATAAACCTCCAACTGTTGGGTTAAATCAACATATTCTTAACACAGTTAAAAAAGAACCGCCACTCAAACCTCGTATACAACAATCAGTAGGAAAACTAAATCAAACAATTTCAAAAATGGATTTTATGTTTAAAAAATTACAAGAAAAGGACAAAAAGATTTTCAAGAGAATTGTTGAATCTCAACAGAGACATGATAAGTACACAAGTAAAGTTTTAGCAAACGAATTAATTGAAATTAGAAAAAATGAACATGTATTAACAAATATCAAACTAGCACTTGAGCAAATTCAGATCAGACTATCAACTATGAATGAACTTGGTGATGCTATGGTTTCAATTGGACCGGCAATTGCAGTTCTACGTTCGATGGGACCAGCATTAAGTAAATTCATGCCACAAGCTGGTGCAGAATTTGAAGCAATGTCTGGTTTATTGGGTGAAATAACTAGTGATTCGTTTGGAGGAGACTTTGAATTAAGTGATACTTCAAATGAAGAAACAGATGCCATTTTAAAAGAAGCAGCAGTAATTGCAGGAAATAGGGTTGGAGAAAAATTCCCATCCTCTCCAGCAACAACTTATTCTCAGATGGAATCAAGGTTAAATCAACTCTAA
- a CDS encoding multicopper oxidase domain-containing protein — protein sequence MDRTTVMLIGVVSLGVALGIFFLNTEIPLQSFAEDNSVHNSPVTRTYTVVAEDTTLEISPGLRVEAWTYNGTIPGPTLRATEGDRVIINFINNGQLPHTMHFHGDHDEKNDGVFQEVLPGESYTYDFTAEPAGLFMYHCHVMPVSEHIRNGLYGAFIVDPKEGLEPAREYVLVKGEYDLEDQETWTPDYVFFNGYADQYWTNPLPAKTNELVRLYYVDMGAIPAFGFHIHGTIFETIVSGIWENAPIKTQTWEVGPGNAAIFEAKWKDPGRYLFHLHGIPEEKGTMAYFDVRDADSDAIDGVDIAKTKSIDMWDWQKQILTDLEMPDDDAEITKTIASTSSHEEHLTFAQNTDESHIVETTLCEVEEGSAIKSSNKSYYPKLTQIQVGDTVTWTNKDVSVHTVTSNDELFDSGMMMPGDTFEQTFESVGLYEYYCMLHPWMTGTIKTV from the coding sequence GTGGACAGAACTACTGTTATGCTTATAGGTGTTGTTTCTCTTGGAGTGGCGCTTGGTATTTTTTTCTTAAATACAGAGATACCTTTACAGTCTTTTGCTGAAGATAATTCTGTCCACAATTCCCCCGTCACTCGTACATACACTGTGGTTGCAGAAGATACAACCTTGGAGATTTCACCTGGTCTCAGGGTTGAAGCCTGGACGTATAATGGTACAATTCCTGGTCCAACATTGCGTGCAACTGAAGGCGATAGAGTAATTATCAATTTTATCAATAATGGACAACTTCCACATACGATGCATTTTCATGGAGACCATGATGAGAAAAATGATGGTGTATTCCAAGAAGTTCTTCCAGGTGAATCTTACACATATGACTTTACAGCAGAACCCGCTGGATTGTTCATGTATCACTGCCATGTTATGCCCGTCTCTGAACATATCCGAAATGGCTTGTATGGTGCGTTTATCGTAGATCCTAAAGAAGGATTAGAACCTGCACGTGAATATGTGCTTGTCAAAGGTGAATACGACTTGGAAGACCAAGAGACGTGGACTCCTGATTATGTTTTCTTTAACGGGTATGCTGATCAATATTGGACAAACCCATTACCCGCAAAAACAAATGAGTTGGTAAGGCTATACTATGTTGACATGGGTGCTATCCCTGCATTTGGATTCCATATTCATGGTACTATATTTGAGACCATCGTCTCAGGAATATGGGAGAATGCCCCCATCAAGACTCAGACCTGGGAGGTAGGTCCTGGCAATGCTGCAATATTTGAAGCAAAATGGAAAGATCCTGGAAGGTATCTCTTCCACTTGCATGGTATCCCAGAAGAAAAGGGTACTATGGCATACTTTGATGTTCGAGATGCTGACTCTGATGCAATTGATGGTGTAGATATTGCAAAGACTAAATCCATTGACATGTGGGATTGGCAAAAACAAATCTTGACAGACTTGGAAATGCCTGATGATGATGCAGAAATTACAAAAACTATTGCAAGCACATCTTCTCATGAGGAACATCTCACATTTGCACAAAACACTGATGAGTCACATATAGTTGAAACCACTCTTTGTGAAGTGGAAGAAGGTTCTGCGATAAAATCTTCCAACAAGTCATACTATCCTAAACTAACGCAGATTCAAGTAGGTGACACCGTAACGTGGACCAACAAGGATGTTTCAGTTCACACTGTGACAAGCAATGATGAATTGTTTGATTCTGGAATGATGATGCCTGGAGATACATTTGAGCAGACATTTGAAAGTGTAGGATTGTATGAGTATTATTGCATGCTTCATCCATGGATGACTGGAACAATCAAAACTGTTTGA
- a CDS encoding RNA-guided pseudouridylation complex pseudouridine synthase subunit Cbf5 — protein sequence MTLKQLENLIEIDQDITDDAYGTPYDKRTLEQLLNYGVILLDKPPGPTSHETVAWAKRILKLPKIGHSGTLDPQVSGVLPLGLGEATKALGVLLLGPKEYVALGRVHSLPSKEKLSEIINLFKGEIFQKPPQRSAVVRQTRTRTIYEFELIEQKERLLLTRVLCEAGTYIRKLYYDIGEILGPGATMIELRRTRVDQFYETDGLVTLHELANAFALWEENKDETRLMQMIKPVEYALSELKSVVIRDSAVDAMCHGAQLAIPGVLKISPNLKKGDLVGIYTQKGEAVALAESTMSEEEIRDATKGYAFETKRIIMAPNTYPKKWRTKPTHSKD from the coding sequence ATGACACTCAAACAACTTGAAAATCTAATTGAAATTGATCAGGATATAACTGATGATGCATATGGAACACCATATGACAAAAGAACACTTGAACAATTACTAAACTATGGTGTTATTTTACTAGACAAACCTCCTGGTCCTACAAGTCATGAGACTGTGGCTTGGGCAAAACGAATTTTGAAACTTCCCAAGATTGGTCACAGTGGAACACTTGATCCTCAAGTATCGGGAGTATTGCCATTAGGATTAGGTGAGGCAACAAAAGCACTAGGAGTTTTACTTTTGGGTCCTAAAGAATATGTTGCATTAGGACGAGTGCATTCTCTTCCTTCAAAGGAAAAACTTTCAGAAATTATTAATTTGTTTAAAGGAGAAATTTTTCAAAAACCCCCACAACGTTCTGCAGTTGTGAGACAAACAAGAACAAGAACTATCTATGAATTTGAATTAATCGAGCAAAAAGAAAGACTGCTCTTGACTCGAGTCTTGTGCGAAGCTGGAACCTATATTAGAAAATTATATTATGATATAGGAGAAATTCTTGGACCTGGAGCTACAATGATTGAGCTTCGAAGAACCAGAGTCGACCAATTTTATGAAACTGATGGCCTAGTAACCCTTCATGAACTAGCAAATGCATTTGCACTATGGGAAGAAAACAAAGATGAAACAAGATTAATGCAAATGATAAAGCCAGTAGAATATGCACTAAGTGAACTAAAATCAGTAGTAATTCGTGATTCTGCAGTAGATGCAATGTGCCATGGTGCACAACTTGCAATTCCTGGTGTTTTGAAAATTTCTCCTAATCTAAAAAAGGGAGATCTTGTTGGGATTTACACGCAAAAAGGTGAGGCGGTTGCTTTGGCTGAATCTACAATGTCTGAAGAAGAGATTCGTGATGCAACAAAGGGATATGCATTTGAAACAAAGAGAATCATCATGGCTCCAAATACATATCCTAAAAAATGGAGAACAAAACCAACTCATTCAAAGGATTAA
- a CDS encoding AAA family ATPase, producing the protein MTKSIVISGPPAVGKTTVAKGLAEEFQLEYLSGGDVLKEMAMDEGFDSDGDDWWDTEEGMRFLNKREQDSKYDRALDEKLTLLFKKGGVVITSYTLPWLVTDGIKIWLEGSHESSTKRMQTRDNMSPQEAYEITKERFDKNKALYKKLYDFDFGEDKSVFDLIINTDHLTAQQVIDVAKETVRKLL; encoded by the coding sequence TTGACCAAATCTATAGTAATTTCTGGTCCTCCCGCAGTAGGTAAAACAACTGTTGCTAAAGGATTGGCTGAAGAGTTTCAACTAGAATATCTTAGTGGCGGTGATGTGTTAAAAGAGATGGCAATGGATGAAGGGTTTGATTCTGATGGTGATGATTGGTGGGACACTGAAGAAGGAATGAGATTTCTAAATAAACGAGAACAAGATTCAAAGTATGACAGAGCGTTAGATGAAAAATTAACTCTGCTCTTCAAGAAGGGTGGAGTGGTAATTACTAGTTACACTTTGCCATGGTTAGTTACAGATGGAATTAAAATTTGGTTAGAAGGTTCCCATGAAAGCAGCACAAAAAGAATGCAAACAAGGGATAACATGAGTCCGCAAGAGGCATATGAAATCACAAAAGAAAGATTTGACAAGAATAAAGCATTATACAAAAAACTTTATGATTTTGATTTTGGTGAAGATAAATCTGTCTTTGATTTAATAATAAACACCGATCATCTAACAGCTCAGCAAGTAATTGATGTTGCAAAAGAAACTGTGAGAAAATTACTATGA
- a CDS encoding EMC3/TMCO1 family protein, translating into MDFNFILLFLDSIHLQFDIFGGQSRQALGSADPIIKGLILSMFAVSGFGILLNLFNSAVRKKMVDQTKLKRIMKETRGWQKERMAAMRAKDQAKIAELGKKSAYMNKMSMEMMQMNMRPMMITFVPLILIFYFVLPQLFSYTVALSPIPLNVIPGDFFQLTCTAEHAAIEGDPCYGHENSLYLWAWYFLSSIAFSGIVMKLTKTSMDLS; encoded by the coding sequence ATGGACTTTAACTTTATTCTACTATTTCTTGATTCGATACATTTGCAATTTGATATCTTTGGCGGTCAAAGCAGACAAGCCTTAGGTAGTGCTGATCCAATTATCAAAGGATTGATTCTTTCAATGTTTGCAGTATCTGGATTTGGAATTTTACTGAATCTCTTCAATTCTGCTGTTAGAAAGAAGATGGTTGATCAAACAAAACTCAAACGAATAATGAAGGAAACACGTGGATGGCAAAAAGAAAGAATGGCTGCAATGAGAGCAAAAGACCAAGCCAAAATTGCCGAACTTGGGAAAAAGTCTGCATACATGAACAAAATGTCAATGGAGATGATGCAGATGAACATGCGACCAATGATGATTACTTTTGTACCTTTAATTTTGATATTTTATTTTGTATTGCCTCAATTGTTCTCTTACACTGTAGCATTATCTCCAATTCCTCTAAATGTAATCCCAGGAGATTTCTTCCAACTAACCTGTACTGCAGAACATGCGGCAATAGAAGGTGATCCTTGCTATGGGCATGAAAATTCATTGTATCTCTGGGCATGGTACTTCCTTTCATCTATTGCATTTAGTGGCATTGTTATGAAACTGACTAAAACCTCAATGGATCTCAGTTGA
- a CDS encoding adenylate kinase, protein MLYLEGNRRIILVGIPGVGKTTILSKMVQILKDHDKTVHVVSFGTLMFEVAKENGLKDRDELRHLPVEKQQQLQKIAAEKIAAYNEQVVIVDTHAFINSPEGYYPGLPEHVLKIIKPTNFVSVSAKPEEIYNRRMKDETRNRDKITLPNINKELDIQSAMISACTVLTGSPVKHILNREGKIDEAIDKIINAIGL, encoded by the coding sequence GTGCTTTACTTGGAAGGAAATAGAAGAATAATTCTAGTAGGAATTCCCGGTGTAGGAAAAACGACAATTCTTTCTAAAATGGTTCAAATTCTAAAAGATCATGATAAAACTGTACATGTAGTAAGTTTTGGAACTTTGATGTTTGAAGTTGCCAAAGAAAATGGTCTTAAAGATAGAGATGAGCTTAGACATTTGCCTGTAGAGAAACAACAACAACTTCAAAAAATTGCCGCTGAAAAAATTGCTGCATATAATGAACAAGTAGTTATTGTAGACACTCATGCATTTATCAACTCGCCAGAAGGCTACTATCCTGGATTACCAGAACATGTCTTAAAAATTATCAAACCAACTAACTTTGTTTCAGTTTCAGCAAAACCTGAAGAGATCTACAATAGGCGAATGAAAGATGAAACACGAAATCGAGACAAAATTACTTTGCCAAATATAAATAAAGAACTTGACATCCAATCAGCAATGATATCTGCCTGCACTGTGCTTACAGGCTCGCCTGTGAAACATATTCTTAATAGAGAAGGAAAGATTGATGAAGCTATAGACAAAATAATTAATGCGATAGGACTGTAA
- the secY gene encoding preprotein translocase subunit SecY: protein MAEGSITTIIRKVVFKAEPYLPQVPKPKKKIPLPTRLLWCGVALLIYMIMGQTPLFGATAPQFDFLAFARVIFASQQGTLVELGIGPIVTAGLLMQLLRGSDILKFDFKKPEERGIFQTATKLVTYIVIVAESIVYATAVYGPGVTEPYFLYVMIGQLMAASIIIMFLDELIQKGWGLGSGISLFIMAGVAQQILWSMFSPLPAGDGGTIGIIPYLSQSILNGDLSNVFFRQNQLPSIFGVFLTAGILLILVFTQGMKIEIPIVSTKYRGFSAVYPIKLMYVSNIPVILASALTANAVFIFQMLWAHMNPRNNNFFMNFIAQFDPTSPSTPVGGIIYYITPPRGLDVAALDPMRAVGYILFMVGIVVVFGRLWVELGGLSPKSAAKNLLDADVQIPGFRRSNAPVEALLNKYIPSVTIIGSMILGLLAGVSDVLGVFGSGIGILLMVDILINYYTQLVKEQVEVVMPRLGALLGRK from the coding sequence ATGGCTGAGGGTAGTATTACCACAATTATTCGAAAGGTTGTTTTCAAAGCAGAACCTTATCTTCCTCAAGTACCAAAACCAAAAAAGAAAATTCCACTTCCAACTCGATTGTTATGGTGTGGAGTAGCATTACTAATTTACATGATCATGGGTCAAACTCCGTTATTTGGAGCAACAGCACCTCAGTTTGACTTTTTAGCATTTGCTAGAGTAATTTTTGCATCACAACAAGGAACTCTTGTTGAATTAGGAATTGGGCCGATTGTAACTGCTGGACTCTTAATGCAGTTGCTGAGAGGTTCAGATATTCTCAAATTTGATTTCAAAAAACCTGAAGAGAGAGGAATATTTCAGACTGCAACTAAACTTGTTACATACATTGTAATTGTGGCAGAATCGATTGTATACGCTACTGCTGTCTATGGGCCTGGCGTTACAGAGCCTTACTTTTTGTATGTCATGATTGGACAGCTGATGGCAGCATCAATTATCATTATGTTCTTAGACGAATTAATTCAGAAAGGGTGGGGGCTTGGCAGTGGAATCAGTCTTTTCATTATGGCAGGTGTTGCTCAACAAATTCTATGGAGTATGTTTAGCCCGCTACCTGCAGGAGATGGAGGAACGATTGGTATTATTCCGTATCTCAGTCAGTCAATACTTAATGGGGATCTGTCTAATGTATTCTTCCGTCAAAATCAGCTTCCTAGCATCTTTGGTGTATTTCTTACTGCAGGAATATTGTTAATTCTGGTATTCACACAGGGAATGAAAATTGAAATTCCAATCGTCTCTACCAAATACAGAGGTTTCTCTGCAGTATATCCTATCAAATTGATGTATGTTTCTAACATTCCAGTAATTTTGGCATCTGCCCTTACTGCAAACGCTGTTTTCATTTTCCAAATGCTGTGGGCGCACATGAACCCGCGAAATAATAATTTCTTCATGAATTTTATTGCACAGTTTGATCCTACAAGTCCATCTACACCCGTTGGTGGAATTATCTACTACATTACTCCTCCAAGAGGATTGGATGTGGCAGCATTGGATCCAATGCGTGCGGTCGGTTACATTTTGTTTATGGTTGGAATTGTAGTTGTATTTGGTAGATTGTGGGTAGAGCTTGGAGGATTATCTCCAAAGAGTGCAGCTAAGAACTTACTTGATGCTGATGTACAAATTCCCGGATTTAGAAGATCGAATGCACCCGTTGAAGCATTACTAAACAAGTACATTCCATCGGTTACTATTATTGGCTCAATGATTTTAGGTCTGCTAGCCGGCGTATCTGATGTTCTTGGTGTATTTGGATCTGGTATTGGAATTTTGCTTATGGTGGATATTCTCATCAACTATTACACACAATTAGTAAAAGAACAAGTAGAAGTCGTTATGCCGCGTTTGGGTGCTTTACTTGGAAGGAAATAG
- a CDS encoding uL15 family ribosomal protein — MATRLRKTRRLRGGRHMGWGQVGQHRASGHKGGLGVTGMMKHHWSSTLKYDPDHYGHDSPKTPHPNIAKTWTSVRDLDDLFLKFGKEEGGKKIVDLESAGYEKLLGGGKLTNAYSVKVKQFTATAEEKLKAVGGEVLSNNG; from the coding sequence ATGGCAACTAGGCTAAGAAAAACAAGACGACTTAGAGGTGGACGACACATGGGATGGGGACAAGTAGGCCAACATCGAGCAAGTGGTCACAAAGGCGGTCTTGGAGTTACTGGTATGATGAAACATCATTGGAGTTCTACTTTAAAATATGATCCAGATCACTATGGTCATGATTCCCCTAAAACACCTCACCCAAATATTGCCAAAACATGGACTAGCGTCAGAGACCTTGATGACTTGTTCCTAAAGTTCGGTAAAGAAGAAGGAGGAAAGAAAATCGTAGACCTTGAAAGCGCAGGATACGAAAAACTCCTTGGTGGCGGAAAATTAACTAATGCATATTCCGTCAAAGTAAAACAATTCACTGCAACTGCAGAAGAAAAGTTAAAAGCTGTTGGGGGAGAGGTGCTATCTAATAATGGCTGA
- a CDS encoding 50S ribosomal protein L30 has translation MANAYLVVRIKGQADCPYWATHTMTLLKLDKKYRATILPAKENTLGMLRKVQHYVSWVELDASLAKELIDKKARKGGYQKITAEDLKELGFANSDELGTALAEGKATLSKLKPLKPWFALAPPRLGFKRSTKRLYGNKGILGQNKELDAIVRRMI, from the coding sequence ATGGCAAACGCTTATCTTGTTGTTAGAATTAAAGGTCAAGCTGACTGTCCTTATTGGGCAACTCATACTATGACTTTGTTAAAATTAGATAAAAAATACCGTGCCACAATTCTTCCTGCCAAAGAAAATACTTTGGGAATGCTAAGAAAAGTTCAGCACTATGTTTCTTGGGTTGAACTTGATGCATCATTGGCAAAAGAATTGATTGATAAAAAAGCAAGAAAAGGCGGTTATCAAAAAATTACTGCTGAAGATCTTAAAGAACTAGGATTTGCAAATTCTGATGAATTAGGAACTGCACTAGCAGAAGGAAAAGCTACTCTGTCTAAACTAAAACCTCTAAAACCTTGGTTTGCTTTAGCGCCTCCTAGACTTGGATTCAAAAGAAGTACAAAGAGACTTTATGGAAATAAAGGTATTCTTGGACAAAACAAAGAACTTGATGCTATTGTAAGGAGAATGATTTGA
- a CDS encoding 30S ribosomal protein S5, with protein sequence MSQTAQSKGGQGQRGRGAPVYGRGPSNGSKTGSDRPRRPRREPEEEVWVPKTILGQKVASGEITSLEEIIESGLRIQESGIIKKLLPDLKSEVVDVGIIQKMTSNGQSTRFKAIVATGNENGYLGIGQGKSKQMRIAIEKATSQAFLNVSPIKMGCGSWECKCEQKHSVPFKVKGKGGSVTIEIIPAPRGLGLVAGGKIKRLLELAGLKDAWTTAKGSTPTMNSTSKAILDCLRQTFSQG encoded by the coding sequence ATGAGCCAAACTGCACAATCAAAAGGTGGACAAGGCCAAAGAGGACGAGGCGCACCAGTTTATGGAAGAGGTCCATCAAATGGATCTAAAACAGGTAGTGATCGTCCTAGAAGACCAAGAAGAGAACCAGAAGAAGAGGTTTGGGTTCCAAAAACTATCTTAGGTCAAAAAGTAGCATCTGGAGAAATTACTTCCCTAGAAGAAATTATTGAATCCGGGTTAAGAATTCAAGAATCTGGAATTATTAAGAAACTATTACCTGACTTGAAAAGTGAAGTTGTAGATGTTGGTATTATTCAAAAGATGACTTCAAACGGACAGTCAACTAGATTCAAAGCAATAGTCGCAACTGGAAATGAAAACGGTTACTTGGGAATAGGTCAAGGAAAATCAAAACAGATGAGAATTGCAATTGAAAAAGCAACTAGCCAGGCTTTCCTTAATGTTAGTCCAATTAAAATGGGATGTGGTAGTTGGGAATGTAAATGTGAACAAAAGCATTCTGTTCCATTCAAAGTAAAAGGAAAAGGTGGAAGTGTCACAATTGAAATTATTCCTGCACCTCGTGGATTAGGTCTTGTTGCAGGTGGTAAAATTAAACGATTGTTGGAATTGGCAGGTCTCAAAGACGCATGGACTACTGCAAAGGGTTCTACTCCTACAATGAATTCAACTTCTAAAGCAATTTTGGACTGTCTGAGACAGACGTTTAGTCAAGGTTGA
- a CDS encoding 50S ribosomal protein L18 gives MAYSTILRRLREQKTNYKKRGTMLMGKRDFITVNITNENTQVQIMKPGMTGDKVLASAHSRYLLEKGWKGSRKSVPAAYLTGYIAGKKALSEGAKDAILYTGTRKYTQRMAAALKGVIDAGVAVPADAETFPPDERINGEHLTVKNEVSKIKSAIDSEVK, from the coding sequence ATGGCCTATTCGACAATATTGCGAAGATTAAGGGAACAAAAGACCAATTATAAAAAACGTGGTACCATGTTGATGGGTAAACGCGATTTTATCACTGTAAATATTACTAATGAAAATACTCAAGTTCAAATTATGAAGCCTGGAATGACGGGAGACAAAGTTCTTGCTTCTGCCCACTCTAGATATCTTCTTGAAAAAGGATGGAAGGGATCTAGAAAAAGTGTACCTGCAGCATATCTTACTGGATATATTGCAGGCAAGAAAGCGCTAAGTGAAGGCGCAAAAGATGCAATTCTTTACACTGGAACTAGAAAATACACACAACGAATGGCAGCAGCTCTCAAAGGAGTGATTGACGCCGGAGTTGCAGTACCAGCTGATGCTGAAACATTTCCACCAGATGAGAGAATCAACGGTGAACATCTTACAGTAAAAAATGAAGTTTCAAAAATAAAGTCTGCCATTGACAGTGAGGTCAAATAG
- the argF gene encoding ornithine carbamoyltransferase, producing MKLKTKNLLTLAELTPKEFLGLIDDSIKLKKELKKGSNKPILKNKTLAMIFQKPSTRTRVSFETGMFQLGGHAINLSSNDMQLSRGESVEDTAKTLSRYVDCIMARVYSHDLIENLSEHSSVPVINGLSDSFHPCQILADFMTIKEKKKKLEGLKIAWIGDGNNVCNSMIYGAALSGIEMSIATPKEFAPDKDVVKKSKKSTNIELTSDPFVATKNSDVVVTDTHSSIHNNDPKRIKKFLPKYQVNSKLMKTAKNDAIFLHCLPAKREQEVTSSVIDGTQSVVWDEAENRLHTQKALLAALIRA from the coding sequence ATGAAACTCAAAACAAAAAATTTACTCACTTTAGCGGAATTAACACCAAAGGAATTTTTAGGATTAATTGATGATTCTATCAAACTAAAAAAGGAACTCAAAAAGGGATCAAACAAACCTATTTTGAAAAATAAAACTTTGGCAATGATCTTCCAAAAACCATCTACTCGAACACGAGTAAGTTTTGAAACAGGAATGTTTCAGCTAGGCGGACATGCAATTAATTTGTCGTCAAATGACATGCAATTATCTCGCGGTGAATCAGTTGAGGACACTGCAAAAACTCTTTCAAGGTATGTTGATTGTATAATGGCACGTGTTTATTCTCATGATTTGATAGAAAATTTATCTGAGCATTCTAGCGTACCTGTAATTAATGGACTGTCTGACTCTTTTCATCCTTGTCAAATTTTGGCAGACTTTATGACGATTAAAGAAAAAAAGAAAAAACTCGAAGGATTAAAGATTGCATGGATTGGGGATGGAAATAATGTGTGCAACTCTATGATTTATGGTGCTGCATTATCTGGAATAGAAATGTCAATTGCAACTCCGAAAGAATTTGCACCTGACAAGGATGTTGTAAAAAAATCCAAAAAATCCACAAACATTGAATTAACTTCTGATCCATTCGTTGCAACAAAAAATTCCGATGTGGTAGTTACTGATACACATTCATCAATTCATAACAATGATCCTAAACGAATCAAAAAATTTCTTCCAAAATACCAAGTCAATTCCAAACTGATGAAAACTGCTAAGAATGATGCGATCTTTCTGCATTGTCTTCCAGCAAAACGAGAACAAGAAGTTACGTCATCAGTAATTGATGGTACTCAATCTGTTGTTTGGGATGAGGCAGAAAATCGTCTTCATACTCAGAAGGCTTTGTTAGCTGCACTAATTCGCGCTTAA